TCATTTTTTGATGTGAGTACTTGCAAATCGAAAGATCTTTCTATTTTTAGGTATTTAATTAGACTTGAGGCCCTTATTATCCAAGGTGGGAGAGAAAATAATGAGATGACTTTCTTAAATTCCTCTCCTTTTACATAAAAAGCTTTAGCTGGAGAGACTAAAAAGACATAATCCACATCAGCTGCAGAAGGAATAGGAGCAGAAGCATCGTTATAAGATTCTATTAATTCGTCCTTATTATGTTGAACACAAGAGTCTGCAATATGCCAAGAATTATTAATCATTTCTCTTAAATCATTACTAGAAATAATCTTAGGCTTAAATTTTTCATATAGTTGTTGTAGGGCATTTTTCACTGTTTGAGGAATTAAATTGAGTTCTGTTGCATAATACTTATCGGCATTTCCACACGAAATTCTAACCGTTACAGGATAACCGTTAGTCATTAAATTCTTGTAATATTCCACATTGAAGTTTAATATCTCTAAATCAACTGGAGACATAAGTGCAGCAAAGGGATTTATTTTTCTTATGTTCTCATTAGTTTCTTCATAGTATTTTAATGCGTCATT
This genomic interval from Acidianus sp. HS-5 contains the following:
- a CDS encoding ATPase produces the protein MKILVNGLLPFDSGKTTFSLMLIKELKEVGIKLFPLKPVAGHNAWYSFNTLLRSYDLGILAGNDALKYYEETNENIRKINPFAALMSPVDLEILNFNVEYYKNLMTNGYPVTVRISCGNADKYYATELNLIPQTVKNALQQLYEKFKPKIISSNDLREMINNSWHIADSCVQHNKDELIESYNDASAPIPSAADVDYVFLVSPAKAFYVKGEEFKKVISLFSLPPWIIRASSLIKYLKIERSFDLQVLTSKNDKILDYLIHDL